In Pseudomonas sp. GCEP-101, one DNA window encodes the following:
- a CDS encoding PA2778 family cysteine peptidase translates to MAVAFAAAVALGGCAQSPTLPSSVDALPERVELRDVQFFPQQEFQCGPAALATMLNQRGVRVTPRALKDRVFIPGREGSLQVELVAAARERGMLVYPLKPRLENILSEVAAGNPVLILQNQGLDWLPVWHFAVVVGFDRTRHELILRSGITERLVIDFTAFDVTWKRSQRWAVLTVPADRLPATAEPTTWLKAAHDLEETGQPALAEQAYRTATNAWPQESLGWFALANARYTDGKLGDAEDALRRSVDAKPTFAAGWFNLANVLGERGCPQQAGAAASCARQLAPDDARFSQSVGTTAVAGARCQAVPACPAN, encoded by the coding sequence ATGGCCGTCGCGTTCGCGGCGGCCGTGGCACTCGGCGGCTGCGCGCAGTCGCCGACGTTGCCATCCAGTGTCGATGCGTTGCCGGAGCGGGTCGAGCTTCGCGACGTGCAGTTCTTCCCCCAGCAGGAGTTCCAATGCGGCCCCGCCGCACTGGCGACCATGCTCAACCAGCGTGGCGTGCGGGTGACCCCGCGGGCGCTGAAGGATCGGGTATTCATCCCCGGGCGCGAGGGCAGCCTGCAGGTGGAGCTGGTGGCGGCGGCGCGGGAGAGGGGCATGCTGGTCTATCCGCTCAAGCCGCGCCTGGAGAACATCCTCAGCGAGGTGGCCGCGGGCAATCCGGTGCTGATCCTGCAGAACCAGGGGCTCGACTGGCTGCCGGTCTGGCACTTCGCGGTGGTGGTCGGCTTTGACCGCACCCGCCATGAACTGATCCTGCGTTCGGGCATCACCGAGCGCCTGGTGATCGACTTCACCGCCTTCGACGTGACCTGGAAGCGCAGCCAACGCTGGGCGGTGCTGACCGTGCCCGCCGATCGCCTGCCGGCCACGGCGGAGCCGACCACCTGGCTGAAGGCGGCCCACGATCTGGAGGAAACCGGCCAGCCAGCCTTGGCCGAGCAGGCCTACCGTACGGCCACGAACGCCTGGCCACAGGAGTCGCTCGGCTGGTTCGCCCTGGCCAATGCGCGCTACACGGACGGCAAGCTGGGCGACGCCGAGGACGCGCTGCGCCGCAGTGTCGATGCCAAGCCGACCTTTGCAGCGGGCTGGTTCAACCTCGCCAACGTGCTGGGTGAGCGCGGTTGCCCGCAGCAGGCCGGCGCGGCGGCGAGTTGCGCGCGGCAGCTGGCGCCGGACGATGCGCGCTTCTCGCAGTCGGTCGGTACCACGGCGGTTGCGGGAGCCCGTTGCCAGGCGGTGCCGGCATGCCCGGCGAACTGA
- a CDS encoding TetR/AcrR family transcriptional regulator: MTSIRERNRRLILRAASEEFAEKGFAATKTSDIAARAGLPKPNVYYYFQSKENLYRCVLESVVEPLLQASAPFREDDEPSEALRAYIRSKVRISQELPHASKVFASELMHGAPHLPKEYLDELNAQAQRNIACLQSWIDRGLLAPVDPHHLLFTIWAATQTYADFDWQISMVTGKTSLSDADFEAATETITRLVLRGTAPDNGAEPKPQGRLRPLSI, from the coding sequence ATGACCAGCATTCGCGAGCGTAACCGGCGCCTCATCCTGCGCGCAGCCAGCGAGGAATTCGCCGAGAAGGGTTTCGCGGCGACCAAGACCAGCGACATCGCCGCTCGCGCCGGGCTGCCCAAGCCCAACGTCTACTACTACTTCCAGTCCAAGGAAAACCTCTACCGCTGCGTACTGGAAAGCGTGGTGGAGCCGCTGCTGCAGGCCTCCGCGCCGTTCCGTGAGGACGACGAGCCGAGCGAGGCGCTGCGCGCCTACATCCGTTCCAAGGTGAGGATTTCCCAGGAGCTGCCGCACGCCTCGAAGGTGTTCGCCAGCGAGCTGATGCACGGTGCGCCGCACCTGCCCAAGGAATACCTGGACGAGCTGAACGCCCAGGCCCAGCGCAACATCGCCTGCCTGCAGAGCTGGATCGACCGCGGGCTGCTGGCGCCGGTGGACCCGCACCACCTGCTGTTCACCATCTGGGCGGCGACCCAGACCTATGCCGACTTCGACTGGCAGATCTCCATGGTCACCGGCAAGACCAGCCTCAGCGATGCGGATTTCGAAGCGGCCACCGAGACCATCACCCGCCTGGTGCTGCGCGGCACCGCGCCGGACAACGGCGCCGAGCCCAAGCCGCAGGGGCGGTTGCGGCCATTGTCGATCTGA
- a CDS encoding substrate-binding periplasmic protein, producing MKLKAVCCALASILSSSAMAQTYVVGVENLAFAPHYTTDAQGHYQGFARELLDLFASTSGITLEYRPLPVDALLPALLSGQVDLKYPDNPNWAPEQKAGKALRYSQPVTEYVDGVLVAPERLGQGVGTLKTLALVDGWTPRGYELQVQAGQIAVAPGADLRQMIHTALKKQAGGAYFNVVVATYYLDNIRAKPGALVFDPSLPHTRSAFHLSTLKQGELVERFDRFLVEHAQAVAALKARYGVEASLDSEHLGVEQWKVDFLERQKAKQKSP from the coding sequence TTGAAGCTCAAGGCAGTCTGCTGCGCGCTCGCCAGCATCCTTTCCAGCAGCGCGATGGCGCAGACCTACGTGGTCGGCGTCGAGAATCTCGCCTTCGCCCCGCACTACACCACTGATGCCCAGGGCCATTACCAGGGCTTCGCCCGCGAATTGCTGGACCTGTTCGCCAGCACCAGCGGCATCACCCTGGAATATCGCCCGCTGCCGGTGGACGCGTTGCTGCCGGCATTGCTGTCCGGCCAGGTCGATCTGAAGTACCCGGACAACCCCAACTGGGCGCCTGAGCAGAAGGCCGGGAAGGCCCTGCGCTACAGCCAGCCGGTGACCGAGTACGTCGATGGCGTGCTGGTGGCGCCGGAGCGCCTGGGGCAGGGCGTCGGCACGCTGAAGACGCTGGCGCTGGTGGACGGCTGGACCCCGCGCGGGTACGAGCTGCAGGTGCAGGCGGGGCAGATCGCCGTGGCGCCCGGCGCCGACCTCCGGCAGATGATCCACACCGCGCTGAAGAAGCAGGCCGGCGGCGCCTACTTCAACGTGGTGGTCGCCACCTACTACCTGGACAACATCCGCGCGAAACCCGGTGCGCTGGTGTTCGACCCCTCCCTGCCGCACACCCGCAGTGCCTTTCACCTCTCCACCCTGAAGCAGGGTGAACTGGTGGAGCGTTTCGACCGCTTCCTGGTCGAGCATGCCCAGGCGGTGGCGGCACTCAAGGCCAGGTATGGCGTCGAGGCGAGCCTGGACTCCGAGCACCTGGGCGTGGAGCAGTGGAAGGTGGACTTCCTCGAGCGCCAGAAAGCGAAACAGAAGTCGCCCTGA
- a CDS encoding GlcG/HbpS family heme-binding protein: MSTLSLETALDITRHALVASRELSTAPLTIAVLDAGGHLLSLQREDGASMLRPQIAIGKAWGAVALGKSSRVLAADAQQRPSFIAAVNTLAQGNVVPAPGGVLIRNSANEVIGAIGISGDASDIDEQCAIRGVQALGLVADAG; encoded by the coding sequence ATGAGCACCCTGAGTCTGGAAACCGCACTGGACATTACTCGTCATGCCCTGGTCGCCAGCCGCGAGCTGTCCACCGCGCCGCTGACCATCGCCGTACTGGATGCCGGCGGTCATCTGCTGAGCCTGCAGCGCGAGGACGGCGCGAGCATGCTTCGCCCGCAGATCGCCATCGGCAAGGCGTGGGGCGCGGTGGCGCTGGGCAAATCGTCGCGCGTGCTGGCGGCGGATGCGCAGCAGCGCCCGTCGTTCATCGCCGCGGTGAACACCCTGGCACAAGGCAACGTGGTGCCCGCACCGGGCGGCGTGCTGATCCGCAATTCGGCCAACGAAGTGATCGGCGCCATCGGCATCAGCGGCGACGCCTCGGACATCGACGAGCAATGCGCGATCCGCGGCGTGCAGGCGCTGGGCCTGGTGGCGGACGCGGGCTGA
- the gcl gene encoding glyoxylate carboligase — MARMRAIEAAVLVMRREGVDTAFGVPGAAINPMYAAMKKLGGIDHVLARHVEGASHMAEGYTRTTAGNIGVCIGTSGPAGTDMVTGLYSASADSIPILCITGQAPRARMHKEDFQAVDITSIVKPVTKWATTVLEPGQVPYAFQKAFFEMRSGRPGPVLIDLPFDVQMAEIEFDIDAYEPLPVNKPKATRAQAEKALALLNDAERPLICAGGGIINADASDKLVEFAELTGVPVVPTLMGWGTIPDDHPLMAGMCGLQTSHRYGNATVLESDLVLGIGNRWANRHTGSVDVYTAGRKFVHVDIEPTQIGRVFTPDLGIVSDAGSALEVFLEVAREWKAAGKLKDRSAWVEACRERKRTLQRKTHFDNVPVKPQRVYEEMNEFFGKDTCYVSTIGLSQIAGAQFLHVYKPRHWINCGQAGPLGWTIPAALGVVKADPSRQVVALSGDYDFQFMIEELAAGAQFNLPYIHVLVNNSYLGLIRQAQRGFEIDYCVQLAFDNVNAPELNGYGVDHVAVVEGLGCKAIRVFDPNQIGAAFAQARELMQQHRVPVVVEVILERVTNISMGTEINAVNEFEELALKGVDAPTAISLLD; from the coding sequence ATGGCCAGAATGAGAGCAATCGAGGCTGCTGTACTCGTCATGCGTCGCGAGGGCGTCGATACCGCCTTCGGCGTACCGGGCGCCGCCATCAACCCCATGTATGCGGCCATGAAGAAACTCGGTGGCATCGATCACGTCCTGGCCCGCCACGTGGAAGGCGCCTCGCACATGGCCGAGGGCTACACCCGTACCACCGCCGGCAACATCGGCGTGTGCATCGGCACCTCCGGCCCTGCCGGCACCGACATGGTCACCGGCCTGTACTCGGCTTCCGCCGACTCCATCCCGATCCTCTGCATCACCGGCCAGGCTCCCCGTGCGCGCATGCACAAGGAAGACTTCCAGGCCGTGGACATCACCAGCATCGTCAAGCCGGTCACCAAGTGGGCGACCACCGTGCTGGAGCCGGGCCAGGTGCCCTATGCCTTCCAGAAAGCCTTCTTCGAAATGCGCAGCGGCCGCCCCGGCCCGGTGCTGATCGACCTGCCGTTCGACGTGCAGATGGCCGAGATCGAGTTCGACATCGACGCCTACGAGCCGCTGCCGGTGAACAAGCCCAAGGCCACCCGCGCCCAGGCCGAAAAGGCCCTGGCCCTGCTCAATGACGCCGAGCGTCCGCTGATCTGCGCCGGCGGCGGCATCATCAACGCCGATGCCTCCGACAAGCTGGTCGAATTCGCCGAGCTGACCGGCGTGCCGGTGGTGCCGACCCTGATGGGCTGGGGCACCATCCCTGACGATCACCCGCTGATGGCCGGCATGTGCGGCCTGCAGACCTCGCACCGCTACGGCAACGCCACCGTGCTGGAATCAGACCTGGTATTGGGCATCGGCAACCGCTGGGCCAACCGTCACACCGGTTCGGTCGACGTCTACACCGCAGGCCGCAAGTTCGTCCACGTGGACATCGAACCGACCCAGATCGGCCGCGTATTCACCCCGGACTTGGGCATCGTCTCCGACGCCGGTTCCGCCCTGGAGGTGTTCCTGGAAGTGGCCCGCGAGTGGAAAGCCGCCGGCAAGCTGAAGGACCGCAGCGCCTGGGTAGAAGCCTGCCGCGAGCGCAAGCGCACCCTGCAGCGCAAGACCCACTTCGACAACGTGCCGGTCAAGCCGCAGCGCGTCTACGAAGAGATGAACGAATTCTTCGGCAAGGACACCTGCTACGTCAGCACCATCGGTCTGTCGCAGATCGCCGGCGCCCAGTTCCTGCACGTGTACAAGCCGCGCCACTGGATCAACTGCGGCCAGGCCGGCCCGCTGGGCTGGACCATTCCGGCAGCCCTGGGCGTGGTCAAGGCCGACCCGAGCCGCCAGGTCGTCGCGCTGTCGGGCGACTATGACTTCCAGTTCATGATCGAAGAGCTGGCCGCCGGTGCGCAGTTCAACCTGCCGTACATCCACGTGCTGGTGAACAACTCCTACCTGGGCCTGATCCGCCAGGCGCAGCGCGGCTTCGAGATCGACTACTGCGTGCAGCTGGCGTTCGACAACGTCAACGCACCGGAGCTCAACGGCTATGGCGTGGACCACGTCGCCGTGGTGGAAGGCCTGGGTTGCAAGGCGATCCGCGTATTCGACCCGAACCAGATCGGCGCCGCCTTCGCCCAGGCTCGCGAACTGATGCAGCAGCACCGGGTACCGGTGGTGGTCGAGGTCATCCTGGAGCGCGTCACCAACATCTCCATGGGTACCGAGATCAACGCGGTCAACGAGTTCGAAGAGCTGGCGCTCAAAGGCGTCGATGCGCCGACCGCCATCTCTCTACTGGACTGA
- a CDS encoding 2-hydroxy-3-oxopropionate reductase, with protein sequence MAKIGFIGTGIMGLPMAQNLQKAGHHIFVSTHHDAAPAALVEGGAVALANPKEVAQEAEFIIVMVPDTPQVEDVLFRKDGIAEGVGPNKVVIDMSSISPTATKTFAEKIKATGAQYLDAPVSGGEVGAKAASLSIMVGGCPNTFERALPLFQAMGKNITRVGGNGDGQTAKVANQIIVALNIQAVAEALLFAAKNGADPAKVREALMGGFASSRILEVHGDRMVKGTFDPGFRISLHQKDLNLALAGARELGLNLPNTANAQQVFSTCAAIGGSNWDHSGLIKGLEHMANFSIRKD encoded by the coding sequence ATGGCCAAAATCGGATTCATCGGCACCGGCATCATGGGCCTGCCCATGGCGCAGAACCTGCAGAAAGCCGGTCACCACATCTTCGTTTCCACCCACCACGACGCCGCCCCGGCGGCCCTGGTCGAAGGCGGCGCCGTCGCCCTGGCCAACCCCAAGGAAGTCGCCCAGGAAGCCGAGTTCATCATCGTCATGGTGCCCGACACCCCGCAGGTCGAGGACGTGCTGTTCCGCAAGGACGGCATCGCCGAAGGCGTGGGCCCGAACAAGGTGGTGATCGACATGAGCTCGATCTCCCCCACCGCCACCAAGACCTTCGCCGAAAAGATCAAGGCCACCGGCGCCCAGTACCTGGACGCCCCGGTCTCCGGCGGTGAAGTCGGTGCCAAGGCCGCTTCCCTGAGCATCATGGTCGGCGGCTGCCCGAACACCTTCGAACGCGCCCTGCCGCTGTTCCAGGCCATGGGCAAGAACATCACCCGCGTCGGCGGCAATGGCGATGGCCAGACTGCCAAGGTGGCCAACCAGATCATCGTCGCCCTGAACATCCAGGCCGTCGCCGAAGCCCTGCTGTTCGCCGCCAAGAACGGCGCCGACCCGGCCAAGGTGCGTGAAGCGCTGATGGGCGGCTTCGCCTCCTCGCGCATCCTCGAAGTCCACGGCGACCGCATGGTCAAGGGCACCTTCGATCCGGGCTTCCGCATCAGCCTGCACCAGAAGGACCTCAACCTGGCCCTGGCCGGCGCGCGCGAACTGGGCCTGAACCTGCCCAACACCGCCAACGCCCAGCAGGTGTTCAGCACCTGCGCGGCCATCGGCGGCAGCAACTGGGACCACTCCGGCCTGATCAAGGGGCTGGAGCACATGGCCAACTTCTCCATCCGCAAGGACTGA
- the moaA gene encoding GTP 3',8-cyclase MoaA, with amino-acid sequence MSDSQLVDPFGRRITYLRLSVTDRCDFRCTYCMSEDMQFLPRDQVLSLEELEAVADAFIGLGVKRIRITGGEPLVRKGLSGLLAKLGSRAELDDLSITTNGSQLRERAVELRAAGVRRLNISLDSLRRERFAAFTRSDKLEQVLDGIDAAREAGFERIKLNAVVQKGRNDDEVCDLVAFALEKGIDISFIEEMPLGSVSSHARKETLCSSDEVRAQLAERWQLLPTPERSGGPSRYYRIDGHASRIGFISPHSHNFCGDCNRVRVTAEGKLVLCLGHEGALDLRQLLREHPGDSARLRQALIQALQLKPERHHFEADQQVQVLRFMSMTGG; translated from the coding sequence ATGTCCGATTCCCAGTTGGTCGATCCTTTCGGTCGACGCATCACCTACCTGCGCCTCTCGGTCACCGACCGTTGCGACTTCCGCTGCACCTACTGCATGAGCGAAGACATGCAGTTCCTGCCGCGCGACCAGGTATTGAGCCTGGAAGAGCTCGAAGCCGTCGCCGACGCCTTCATCGGCCTGGGCGTGAAGCGCATCCGCATCACCGGCGGCGAGCCGCTGGTGCGCAAGGGCCTGAGCGGGCTGCTGGCGAAGCTGGGGTCGCGCGCGGAGCTGGACGATCTCTCCATCACCACCAACGGCTCGCAGTTGCGAGAGCGCGCGGTCGAGCTGCGGGCGGCCGGCGTGCGCCGCCTGAATATCAGCCTGGATTCGCTGCGCCGCGAACGCTTCGCCGCCTTCACCCGCTCCGACAAGCTGGAGCAGGTGCTCGACGGCATCGACGCTGCCCGCGAGGCCGGCTTCGAGCGCATCAAGCTCAACGCCGTGGTGCAGAAGGGGCGCAACGACGACGAGGTCTGCGACCTGGTGGCCTTCGCCCTGGAGAAGGGCATCGACATCAGTTTCATCGAAGAGATGCCGCTGGGCAGCGTCAGCAGCCACGCGCGCAAGGAAACCCTGTGCAGCAGCGACGAAGTCCGTGCGCAACTGGCCGAGCGTTGGCAACTGCTGCCAACGCCGGAGCGCAGTGGCGGGCCGTCGCGTTACTACCGCATCGACGGTCATGCCAGCCGCATTGGCTTCATCTCGCCGCACAGCCATAACTTCTGCGGCGACTGCAACCGGGTGCGGGTGACCGCCGAAGGCAAGCTGGTGCTTTGCCTTGGCCACGAAGGCGCGCTGGACCTGCGCCAGTTGCTGCGCGAACACCCCGGCGACAGTGCGCGCCTGCGCCAGGCGCTGATACAGGCGCTGCAGCTCAAGCCCGAACGCCACCATTTCGAAGCCGACCAGCAGGTGCAGGTGCTGCGCTTCATGAGCATGACCGGCGGCTGA
- the hyi gene encoding hydroxypyruvate isomerase: MPRFCANLSMLFTEVDFLDRFEAAARAGFSGVEYLFPYDVEAEVIKARLDANQLEQVLFNLPAGDWAKGERGIACHPDRVEEFRAGVDKAIAYAKVLGNTQVNCLAGIRPQGHDCATIENTFLNNLEYAAGKLEAAGIKLVMEMINTIDIPGFYLQTTQQAQDIREKVGSANLFLQYDIYHMQIMEGDLARTLEKNLAAINHVQLADNPGRHEPGTGEINYRFLFDHLDRIGYRGWVGCEYKPKTTTEAGLGWLKSHNVV; encoded by the coding sequence ATGCCCCGTTTCTGCGCCAACCTGTCCATGCTGTTCACCGAGGTGGACTTCCTCGACCGTTTCGAAGCCGCCGCGCGCGCCGGTTTCAGCGGTGTCGAGTACCTCTTCCCGTATGACGTCGAGGCCGAGGTGATCAAGGCCCGCCTGGACGCCAACCAGCTCGAACAAGTGCTGTTCAACCTGCCTGCCGGCGACTGGGCCAAGGGCGAGCGCGGCATCGCCTGCCACCCGGACCGCGTCGAGGAATTCCGCGCCGGCGTCGACAAGGCCATCGCCTACGCCAAGGTGCTGGGCAACACCCAGGTCAACTGCCTGGCCGGCATCCGTCCTCAGGGCCATGACTGCGCGACTATCGAAAACACCTTCCTGAACAACCTGGAGTACGCGGCGGGCAAGCTCGAAGCCGCGGGCATCAAGCTGGTCATGGAAATGATCAACACGATCGACATTCCCGGCTTCTACCTGCAGACCACCCAGCAGGCGCAGGACATCCGCGAGAAGGTCGGCAGCGCCAACCTGTTCCTGCAGTACGACATCTACCACATGCAGATCATGGAAGGTGACCTGGCGCGGACCCTCGAGAAGAACCTCGCCGCGATCAACCACGTGCAGCTGGCCGACAACCCCGGCCGCCACGAGCCGGGTACCGGCGAGATCAACTACCGTTTCCTCTTCGACCACCTGGACCGCATCGGTTACCGCGGCTGGGTCGGCTGCGAATACAAGCCCAAGACCACCACCGAAGCCGGCCTCGGCTGGCTGAAGAGCCACAACGTCGTGTGA
- the pyk gene encoding pyruvate kinase: MTPDKKVKILATLGPAIKSREDIRALVEAGANLFRLNFSHGEYSDHAQRFAWVREVEAELNYPIGILMDLQGPKLRVGRFAEGAVQLQKGQTFTLDLNDAPGDDKRVTLPHPEIIQALEPGMSLLLDDGKIRLQVLNAHSDAIETRVMNSGELSDRKGVNVPEAVLKLSPLTAKDRRDLAFGLELGVDWVALSFVQRPEDIEEARGLIGDKAFLMAKIEKPSAVQSIEAIARLSDAIMVARGDLGVEMPAESVPGIQKRIIQVCRQLGRPVVVATQMLESMRFSPAPTRAEVTDVANAVSEGADCVMLSAESASGQYPREAVEMMAKIIRQVEAEPDYQATLEINRPEPDATVSDAISCAIRRISRILPVAVLVNYTESGASTLRASRERPKAPILSLTPQLKSARRLTVAWGVHSVVNAQLAHVDEICSTALDIALAQRMARRGDTVVITAGVPFGQPGSTNMLRIETVAPALEV, encoded by the coding sequence ATGACTCCTGATAAGAAAGTAAAAATTCTCGCCACCCTGGGCCCGGCGATCAAAAGCCGCGAGGACATCCGCGCCCTGGTGGAAGCCGGCGCCAACCTGTTCCGCCTGAACTTCAGCCACGGCGAATACAGCGACCACGCCCAGCGTTTCGCCTGGGTGCGCGAAGTGGAAGCCGAGCTGAACTACCCCATCGGCATCCTCATGGACCTGCAGGGGCCGAAGCTGCGCGTCGGTCGTTTCGCCGAGGGCGCGGTGCAGCTGCAGAAGGGCCAGACCTTCACCCTCGACCTGAACGATGCACCGGGCGACGACAAGCGCGTCACCCTGCCCCACCCGGAAATCATCCAGGCGCTGGAGCCGGGCATGAGCCTGCTGCTGGACGACGGCAAGATCCGCCTGCAGGTACTCAACGCCCACAGCGATGCCATCGAGACCCGCGTGATGAACAGCGGCGAGCTGTCCGACCGCAAGGGCGTCAACGTCCCCGAGGCCGTGCTCAAGCTCAGCCCGTTGACCGCCAAGGACCGCCGCGACCTGGCCTTCGGCCTGGAGCTGGGCGTGGACTGGGTGGCCCTGTCCTTCGTGCAGCGCCCCGAAGACATCGAGGAAGCCCGCGGGCTGATCGGCGACAAGGCCTTCCTCATGGCCAAGATCGAGAAGCCCTCGGCGGTGCAGTCCATCGAAGCCATCGCCAGGCTGTCCGACGCGATCATGGTGGCCCGTGGCGACTTGGGCGTGGAGATGCCCGCCGAGAGCGTGCCGGGCATCCAGAAGCGCATCATCCAGGTCTGCCGCCAGCTCGGCCGCCCGGTGGTGGTGGCGACCCAGATGCTCGAATCCATGCGTTTCTCCCCGGCGCCGACCCGCGCCGAGGTGACCGACGTCGCCAACGCCGTCAGCGAAGGCGCCGACTGCGTGATGCTCAGCGCCGAGAGCGCCTCGGGCCAGTACCCGCGCGAAGCGGTGGAGATGATGGCGAAGATCATCCGCCAGGTCGAAGCCGAGCCGGACTACCAGGCCACGCTGGAAATCAACCGCCCGGAACCGGACGCCACCGTCTCCGACGCCATCAGCTGCGCGATCCGCCGGATCAGCCGCATCCTGCCGGTGGCGGTGCTGGTGAACTACACCGAGTCCGGCGCCTCGACCCTGCGCGCTTCCCGCGAACGGCCCAAGGCCCCGATCCTCAGCCTGACGCCGCAACTGAAATCCGCCCGCCGCCTGACCGTGGCCTGGGGCGTCCATTCGGTGGTCAACGCACAGCTCGCCCACGTCGACGAGATCTGCTCCACCGCCCTGGACATCGCCCTGGCCCAGCGCATGGCGCGCCGTGGCGACACCGTGGTGATCACCGCCGGCGTGCCGTTCGGCCAGCCGGGCAGCACCAACATGCTGCGCATCGAGACGGTGGCGCCGGCGTTGGAGGTTTGA
- a CDS encoding PA2779 family protein, which yields MTITKRVKSLAAVLVFAQLGVVAQVPLAQAAMVGTGEVLQARQQQVDREQLLKMLDDQGVQKKLQSMGVERSKVEQRIKSLSNEELAQFNQQLDEAPAGGIIGIILLFLLIFVITDMLCITHIFTFVRCQR from the coding sequence ATGACCATAACAAAACGGGTGAAAAGCCTTGCAGCAGTCCTGGTGTTCGCGCAGCTGGGTGTGGTGGCGCAAGTCCCGTTGGCCCAGGCCGCCATGGTGGGCACAGGCGAAGTGTTGCAGGCTCGGCAGCAACAGGTCGACCGTGAACAGCTGTTGAAGATGCTCGATGACCAGGGCGTGCAGAAGAAGCTGCAGTCCATGGGCGTGGAACGCAGCAAGGTCGAGCAGCGCATCAAGAGCCTGTCCAATGAAGAGCTGGCGCAGTTCAACCAGCAACTGGACGAGGCGCCCGCCGGTGGCATCATCGGCATCATCCTGTTGTTCCTGCTGATCTTCGTGATCACCGACATGCTCTGTATCACGCACATCTTCACCTTCGTCCGGTGCCAGCGTTGA
- a CDS encoding glycerate kinase type-2 family protein, whose product MSLDPRAFLRELFDTAIAAAHPAQVLAQHLPSDTGGRTIVIGAGKAAGAMAEVAEKHWQGDVQGLVVAPYGYGAQCRSIEVVEASHPVPDDAGERVARRVLELISGLTENDRVIFLLSGGGSALLALPAEGISLDDKRSVNKALLKSGAAISEMNCVRKHLSAIKGGRLARACWPASVYTYAISDVPGDEATVIASGPTVGDPTTSADALAILKRYAIDVPANVRAWLEDPRSETVKPGDECLSRSHFTLIATPQHALDAVAAKAEAAGIPTLILGDLEGESREVAKVHAGIARQIRKHGQPLKAPCLILSGGETTVTVRGNGRGGRNAEFLLSLTADLKGEPNIWALAGDTDGIDGMESNAGALMSPCSYSRALKAGLNPLHELDNNNGYGFFAELGDLVITKPTRTNVNDFRAILVLENAGSRRERH is encoded by the coding sequence ATGAGCCTCGACCCACGCGCCTTCCTGCGCGAGCTGTTCGACACCGCCATCGCCGCCGCGCACCCGGCCCAGGTACTGGCGCAGCACCTGCCCAGCGACACGGGCGGCCGCACCATCGTCATCGGCGCCGGCAAGGCCGCCGGCGCCATGGCCGAAGTCGCCGAGAAGCACTGGCAGGGTGACGTCCAGGGCCTGGTGGTCGCGCCCTACGGCTACGGCGCGCAGTGCCGCAGCATCGAAGTGGTGGAAGCCTCGCACCCGGTGCCGGACGACGCCGGGGAACGCGTCGCCCGTCGCGTGCTGGAGCTGATCAGCGGGCTGACCGAGAACGACCGGGTGATCTTCCTGCTCTCCGGCGGCGGCTCCGCCCTGCTCGCCCTGCCGGCCGAAGGCATCAGCCTCGACGACAAGCGCAGCGTGAACAAGGCCCTGCTCAAGTCCGGCGCCGCCATCAGCGAAATGAACTGCGTGCGCAAGCACCTCTCGGCCATCAAGGGCGGCCGCCTGGCCCGCGCCTGCTGGCCGGCCAGCGTGTATACCTACGCCATTTCCGATGTGCCCGGCGACGAGGCCACGGTGATCGCCTCCGGCCCCACGGTGGGCGACCCGACCACGTCGGCCGATGCGCTGGCGATCCTCAAGCGCTATGCCATCGACGTGCCGGCCAACGTGCGCGCCTGGCTGGAAGACCCGCGCTCGGAGACGGTCAAGCCCGGCGACGAATGCCTCTCGCGCAGCCACTTCACGCTGATCGCCACGCCCCAGCATGCCCTCGACGCCGTGGCGGCCAAGGCCGAAGCCGCGGGCATCCCGACACTGATCCTGGGTGACCTGGAAGGCGAATCCCGCGAGGTGGCCAAGGTCCACGCCGGTATCGCCCGGCAGATTCGCAAGCACGGCCAGCCGCTGAAGGCGCCGTGCCTGATCCTCTCCGGTGGCGAGACCACCGTGACCGTGCGCGGCAACGGCCGTGGCGGACGCAACGCCGAGTTTCTCCTCAGCCTCACCGCCGACCTCAAGGGTGAACCGAACATCTGGGCCCTGGCGGGGGACACCGACGGCATCGACGGCATGGAAAGCAACGCCGGTGCCCTGATGAGCCCATGCAGCTACAGCCGCGCCCTCAAGGCCGGCCTGAACCCGCTGCACGAGCTCGACAACAACAACGGCTACGGCTTCTTCGCCGAACTGGGCGACCTGGTGATCACCAAACCGACCCGCACCAACGTCAACGACTTCCGCGCCATCCTGGTCCTCGAGAATGCAGGCTCGAGAAGGGAACGCCATTAG